A portion of the Candidatus Binataceae bacterium genome contains these proteins:
- the ftsH gene encoding ATP-dependent zinc metalloprotease FtsH, whose amino-acid sequence MAQQEAEQPKKQPPRPPWTIMVWWLVSTALVFWYLSGILPGKQDKARIPYSAFLAQVSADNISRVHVAGDKIEGAFIKQVTWPPPKTAAQAPAPKASPSPAPQPSAEESPALYFQFTTTYPVPIGDPGLMPMLVAHHVVVDVSSSSLPWFVEALITWGPIILIFGVLWWMSSRAARSQSGMFGFGRMRAKRYTGGEQSAITFNDVAGADEAKAELQEEVDFLRHPQKYHDIGARIPRGVLLVGPPGTGKTLMARAVAGEAGVPFLSINASEFVEMFVGVGASRVRDLFRQAKEAAPAIVFIDELDAVGRRRGAGVGTVNDEREQTLNQLLGELDGFDARAEVIILAATNRPDVLDPALLRPGRFDRQVVIGLPDRQGRDGILHIHTQKLRLADDVDFESLARSSVGMSGADLANLCNEAALTAARNNRPTVTMADFEESQDKVRMGAAHRMLMSPEERRVIAYHECGHALIAWLTPDADPVHKVTIVPHGQALGMTEQVPGEDRHNFTLTYLKARIAVLLGGRTAEEIVFSEVTTGAENDLVEATRLVRRMVTRWGMSELGLAAFKSDEQQPFLGYEISQGRDYSEATAARIDQEVRRLLDEAHEKVRRTLSESRSRLDKMVETLLREETVSADELERILGPHAEPVAKLPPAGNVDGHGTRR is encoded by the coding sequence ATGGCGCAGCAGGAAGCGGAACAACCGAAGAAGCAACCGCCGCGACCGCCTTGGACCATCATGGTCTGGTGGCTGGTCTCGACGGCGCTCGTCTTTTGGTACCTGTCCGGCATTCTTCCCGGCAAGCAGGACAAGGCTCGTATCCCCTATTCTGCGTTTCTCGCGCAGGTGAGCGCCGACAATATCTCTCGCGTGCACGTCGCGGGCGACAAGATCGAGGGCGCGTTTATCAAGCAGGTAACCTGGCCTCCACCCAAGACGGCCGCGCAGGCGCCGGCCCCTAAAGCGTCCCCCTCGCCCGCGCCTCAACCCTCGGCTGAAGAATCACCGGCGCTCTATTTCCAATTTACGACCACGTATCCCGTTCCGATTGGCGATCCCGGCCTGATGCCGATGCTGGTCGCTCATCATGTCGTCGTCGATGTCTCGTCATCGTCGCTGCCGTGGTTCGTCGAAGCGTTGATTACCTGGGGACCGATCATTCTCATCTTCGGCGTGCTGTGGTGGATGTCGAGCCGGGCTGCGCGCAGTCAGTCGGGCATGTTCGGCTTCGGCAGGATGCGGGCGAAGCGCTACACAGGCGGCGAGCAGTCGGCGATCACTTTCAACGACGTAGCGGGCGCGGATGAAGCCAAGGCGGAACTCCAGGAAGAGGTCGATTTTCTCAGGCATCCGCAGAAGTATCACGACATCGGCGCGCGAATTCCCCGCGGCGTGCTGCTCGTAGGTCCGCCCGGCACGGGCAAAACTCTCATGGCGCGAGCGGTCGCCGGCGAGGCCGGCGTGCCATTTCTCAGCATCAACGCCTCGGAATTCGTCGAAATGTTTGTCGGCGTCGGCGCGAGTCGCGTGCGCGATCTGTTTCGCCAAGCCAAGGAAGCCGCACCCGCAATCGTTTTCATCGACGAGCTCGATGCGGTCGGACGCCGCCGCGGCGCGGGGGTCGGCACGGTCAACGATGAACGCGAACAAACGCTCAACCAGTTGCTCGGCGAGCTCGACGGCTTCGACGCGCGCGCCGAAGTCATCATCCTTGCCGCCACGAATCGGCCCGACGTGCTTGACCCGGCGTTGCTGCGGCCCGGCCGCTTCGATCGCCAGGTTGTGATCGGTCTGCCGGATCGCCAGGGTCGCGATGGTATCCTTCACATTCATACCCAGAAGCTTCGTCTTGCAGACGATGTTGACTTTGAGTCACTGGCGCGCAGCTCGGTGGGCATGAGCGGCGCCGATCTCGCGAATCTGTGTAACGAGGCGGCACTGACTGCGGCGCGCAATAATCGTCCGACCGTCACGATGGCCGACTTCGAAGAGAGTCAGGACAAGGTCCGGATGGGGGCAGCGCATCGGATGCTGATGAGCCCGGAAGAACGCCGCGTCATCGCCTATCACGAATGCGGTCACGCCTTGATCGCGTGGCTCACTCCCGATGCCGACCCGGTTCACAAGGTGACTATCGTTCCTCACGGCCAGGCGCTGGGCATGACCGAGCAGGTGCCGGGCGAGGATCGCCATAACTTTACCCTGACCTATCTGAAGGCGCGGATTGCGGTATTGCTCGGCGGGCGTACCGCGGAAGAGATCGTCTTCAGCGAAGTCACCACCGGAGCGGAGAACGATCTCGTCGAAGCCACCCGCCTCGTGCGGCGGATGGTCACGCGCTGGGGTATGAGCGAGCTCGGTCTCGCCGCCTTCAAGAGCGACGAGCAGCAGCCGTTCCTGGGCTACGAGATTTCGCAGGGACGCGACTATAGCGAAGCGACCGCCGCGCGGATCGATCAGGAAGTGCGCCGCCTGCTCGACGAGGCGCATGAAAAGGTTCGGCGCACTCTGTCGGAATCGAGAAGCCGCCTCGACAAGATGGTCGAGACGTTGCTCCGCGAAGAGACGGTCAGCGCCGATGAGTTGGAGCGGATTCTCGGTCCGCATGCCGAGCCTGTCGCCAAGCTGCCGCCCGCAGGCAACGTCGACGGACACGGAACCCGCCGCTAG
- a CDS encoding sigma-54 dependent transcriptional regulator has translation MASERILILDDEPDIAKSWVRILESAGYECIATTEPAEALRILESEHPDLLLTDLRMPAMDGIEMLRRAREIDPQMPVIMLTGFASVESAVSAVKAGAFDFLSKSFSNEQLKITVERALNRRRLEMENLHLREQLRGTLGLENIVGQSLALKQVLELVRKAARSEANILVLGESGTGKELIARAIHANSPRATQPFVPVDCASLPENLLESELFGHEKGAFTGAAAAKRGLMETAHRGTLFLDELGELPIGLQVKLLRALQERQIRHVGGTRQLDVDVRIVCATNRDLRAQIAEGKFREDLYYRVNVIDIALPPLRERLGDIEVLARHFMRKFASERMKGFDPDALMALESYAWPGNVRELQNVIERACALAEGETITLAELPVHVRTRVPQAERPAVAETTGKLTLKEAKERWIDQLEAAYVADVLKDEGGNVSRAARKAGVDRKTLHRLLNKYNIR, from the coding sequence ATGGCGTCAGAGCGAATCCTGATTCTCGACGACGAACCCGATATCGCGAAGAGCTGGGTGCGTATCCTCGAGTCGGCGGGCTACGAGTGTATCGCCACGACCGAGCCTGCCGAGGCGTTGCGCATCCTCGAGAGCGAGCATCCCGATCTGCTGCTCACCGATCTGCGGATGCCGGCGATGGATGGGATCGAGATGCTGCGGCGCGCGCGGGAGATCGATCCGCAGATGCCGGTGATCATGCTGACCGGCTTCGCCTCGGTCGAAAGCGCAGTCTCGGCGGTGAAGGCCGGCGCTTTCGATTTCCTGTCCAAATCGTTTTCCAACGAGCAACTGAAGATCACGGTTGAGCGGGCGCTCAACCGGCGGCGCCTCGAGATGGAAAACCTCCATCTCCGCGAGCAGCTCCGCGGCACCCTTGGATTGGAAAATATCGTCGGCCAGAGCCTCGCGCTCAAGCAGGTCCTCGAGCTGGTGCGCAAGGCCGCTCGCTCCGAAGCGAATATCCTGGTCCTCGGAGAATCCGGAACCGGCAAGGAGCTGATCGCGCGCGCGATCCACGCCAACAGCCCACGCGCCACACAGCCCTTCGTCCCCGTCGACTGCGCTTCGCTGCCGGAGAATCTCCTCGAATCCGAGCTCTTCGGTCATGAGAAAGGCGCTTTCACCGGCGCGGCCGCCGCGAAGCGGGGGCTCATGGAAACCGCGCATCGTGGGACGCTCTTTCTCGATGAGCTCGGCGAACTGCCGATCGGACTCCAGGTGAAGCTGTTGCGGGCGCTCCAGGAGCGGCAGATCCGTCACGTTGGCGGGACGCGCCAGCTCGACGTCGATGTGCGGATCGTATGCGCGACCAATCGCGATCTTCGCGCACAGATCGCAGAAGGGAAGTTCCGCGAGGATTTGTACTATCGCGTCAATGTCATCGACATCGCGCTGCCGCCGCTGCGCGAGCGCCTGGGCGATATCGAGGTGCTGGCCAGGCATTTCATGCGCAAGTTCGCGTCTGAGCGAATGAAAGGCTTCGATCCGGACGCCCTCATGGCGCTCGAATCGTATGCGTGGCCGGGCAACGTACGCGAGCTGCAGAACGTGATCGAGCGTGCGTGCGCGCTGGCCGAGGGCGAGACCATCACGCTGGCCGAATTGCCGGTTCACGTGCGCACGCGCGTTCCTCAGGCTGAACGGCCGGCCGTGGCGGAGACCACGGGCAAGCTCACTTTGAAGGAAGCGAAGGAGCGCTGGATCGATCAGCTCGAAGCGGCATACGTCGCCGACGTTCTCAAGGACGAGGGCGGCAACGTTTCACGTGCGGCGCGCAAGGCGGGCGTCGATCGCAAAACGCTTCACCGCCTGCTCAACAAGTACAATATCCGCTAG